In a genomic window of Pirellulales bacterium:
- a CDS encoding DUF1501 domain-containing protein, translating to MGMGGAMASMLMTEQLRASVDPFAVRQPHFPGKAKHVIHLFMNGGPSHVDTFDPKPILAKYAGKPLTYDNPGTERPTGGALPSPFQFRKYGQCGTEVSELFPHTATCIDDICVIRSMHADVPNHEPSLLLMNCGDGRLIRPSVGSWVTYGLGSLNQNLPAFVSLCPGYPIQESQNWQAGFLPGVYQATYVNTRHQQVEQLLDNIKNNRVALSDQRRQLDLLASLNTHHAAEREHDPQLEQQMRSFELAYRMQIEATDAFDVSREPQHILDMYGDGLQARQMLVARRLVERGVRFVQVWHGDGQPWDHHDDIAIGHARLARECDRAIGALLADLKQRGLLEETLVLWGGEFGRTPVVELPKEGSNQGKMNGRDHNHHGFTVWMAGGGIRGGYVHGSTDEFGFRATEKPMHVHDLHATMLHCLGFDHTKLTYRYAGRDFRLTDVHGNVVQDVLA from the coding sequence ATGGGCATGGGCGGTGCTATGGCCAGCATGCTCATGACGGAGCAGCTCCGTGCGTCAGTCGATCCCTTCGCTGTGCGCCAACCGCACTTTCCTGGCAAAGCGAAGCACGTGATTCATTTGTTCATGAACGGCGGTCCGTCACACGTCGACACCTTTGACCCCAAGCCTATTCTTGCCAAGTACGCAGGCAAGCCCCTCACTTACGACAACCCTGGCACGGAGCGTCCCACGGGCGGCGCGTTGCCCTCACCGTTTCAGTTCAGGAAATATGGCCAATGCGGAACCGAAGTGAGCGAACTGTTTCCTCACACGGCCACATGCATCGACGATATTTGCGTGATACGCTCGATGCACGCGGACGTTCCTAATCACGAGCCCTCGCTTTTACTGATGAACTGTGGCGACGGCCGGCTGATTCGCCCGAGTGTCGGATCCTGGGTTACCTATGGCCTCGGCAGCCTCAACCAAAACCTGCCGGCCTTTGTGTCGTTGTGCCCTGGATATCCGATCCAAGAGTCGCAGAACTGGCAAGCGGGCTTCCTCCCGGGCGTTTATCAGGCCACTTACGTTAATACGCGCCATCAACAGGTCGAACAACTTCTCGACAACATCAAGAACAATCGTGTTGCCCTCAGCGACCAGCGAAGACAACTCGACTTGCTTGCCAGCTTGAATACTCACCATGCCGCCGAGCGGGAGCATGATCCGCAGCTTGAGCAGCAGATGCGATCATTCGAACTCGCTTATCGAATGCAAATTGAAGCCACTGACGCATTTGATGTTTCCCGCGAGCCTCAGCACATCCTCGACATGTACGGCGACGGACTCCAAGCGCGACAGATGCTCGTAGCGCGCCGCCTGGTAGAGCGCGGCGTACGGTTTGTGCAGGTGTGGCATGGCGATGGCCAACCGTGGGATCATCACGACGACATCGCAATCGGTCATGCACGGCTTGCCCGCGAGTGCGATCGAGCGATCGGCGCGCTGCTTGCCGACCTCAAGCAACGCGGCCTGCTCGAAGAAACGTTGGTGCTGTGGGGTGGCGAGTTTGGTCGCACTCCAGTTGTCGAGCTACCCAAAGAAGGTTCCAATCAAGGTAAGATGAACGGCCGCGATCATAACCACCATGGCTTTACCGTATGGATGGCGGGCGGTGGCATCCGCGGCGGTTACGTGCATGGTTCCACGGATGAGTTCGGCTTCCGGGCAACGGAGAAACCCATGCACGTGCACGACTTGCACGCGACGATGCTGCATTGCCTCGGCTTCGACCACACGAAGCTTACTTACCGTTACGCAGGTCGAGATTTCCGTCTGACCGACGTCCACGGAAATGTCGTGCAAGATGTGTTGGCTTGA